The following nucleotide sequence is from Desulfurellaceae bacterium.
CTTGAAATAGATATGCAGATCGTGCTCCCAGGTAAAACCGATGCCACCGTGGACCTGAATCCCGTCCGCGCTGACCTTGCGATACGCGTCGCTACAGTAGGCTTTGGCCATGGCCGACGCCAGAGCCGCATCAGGCGTGGCGTTCGAGACCGCCCAGGCTGCATAATAGGTTGCCGACTTAGCGCTTTCGACCTGCACCAGCATGTCGGCACATTTATGCTGAATGGCCTGAAAGGAGCCGATCGGCCGGCCGAACTGTTCTCTGATCTTGGCGTACTCGACGCTCATATCCAGGACGCGCTGGGCGCCGCCGACCATCTCGGCACACAGCGCGACCTTGCTGTGATCCAGCATCCGGCTGAGCCTGTCCCAGTCCAGTCCCGGCGAGCCGAGCAGGGCGTCCGGCCCAAGTTCGACCTTGTCCAGCCTCAGCTCGCACAGCTTGCGGGTCTGGTCCATGGTTTTCAGCAGGCTGATACTCACGCCGGCCTGCTGGCGGTCGATCAGAAACAGCCCAAATCCCTCGGCGGTCCGCGCGGCACACACGATCATGTCAGCCACATGGGCGTCCGGAACAAACAGCTTCACCCCGCTGAGCCGATATCCACCGTCGTGTTGTTCGGCCCTCAGACGCACGCCCTCGGCATCCCAACGCGCGTTGTCTTCCAGGACGGCCAGGCTTGTCTTGAGCTGTCCCGAGGCGATGCGGGGCAACAGCTGCTGCTTCTGCTCCTCGCTGCCCGCCTCGGCAATGGTAGCGCCGCCCAGCACGACCGTCGAGAAAAACGGCCCGGGCAACACAACCCGGCCCATTTCTTCGAGCACGACGACCATGTCGATCAGGCTGAGTCCTGAGCCGCCGTACTGTTCGGGCAGAATGAGGCCCATCCAGCCCAGCTCGGCCATCTGCTGCCACAACGCATCGGCATAACCCCGCTCGTCCTCCATCATTTGGCGGACATAGCTCATCGGACATTCGTTGTTCAAGAAATCTGCCGCAGACTGGCGCAGCAACTCCTGCTCCTCGGTGAAGCCAAAATCCATGCAGTGCTCCGGAAAAGGGGAACGATAATGCCCAAGTCGGATGAGAAAAGATTATCGTTTCCCTTTCGAGGGGAACGCTAGCGTTCCCCTATATTTCTCTTTAACTATTGGCCAGAATCGACACGCAGCCGACCGAACCCGGGCCGCCTAGATTGTGCGCCAGCCCGACTTGGGCATCCTTGACTTGGCGTTCCCCGGCCTTGTTCCACAGGTGCTGACCGACCTCGTAGATCATGCGGATACCGGTCGCGCCAATGGGATGGCCGAACGATTTGAGACCGCCCGACGGATTGACCGGAATCTCGCCGCCGATTGCCGCCCGGCCCTCTTCCACGTACTTCCAGCCCTCGCCCTTTTGGCACAGCCCGAGGTCTTCGTAGTTGAGGATTTCGGTGATCGTGAAGCAGTCGTGGCACTCGACCAGATCAATGTCCTTGACCGTCATGCCGGCCTGCTCGTAGGCCGACTGCGCGGCCTGGGCCGTGGCCGGGAAGCCGGTATAGGCGAAACCCGGTTTCATATACGGCTCGCCCGAGGTGACCGACAGGCCGATGCCTTTGACCTTCAGCGGATCGGGCCGGAAGGATGTGGCCAGCTCGGACTTGCAGATGATCACCGCGGCCGCCCCATCCGTGGTCGGACAGCAGTCGAACAGGCCCAGCGGGCTACAGATCAGCGGCGCGTTGACGACCTGCTCTTCGGTCACCTCCATCCGAAAGTGCGCCTTGGGGCTCATGGTGCCGTTGTGATGATTTTTGATCGCTACCTGAGC
It contains:
- a CDS encoding acyl-CoA/acyl-ACP dehydrogenase; amino-acid sequence: MDFGFTEEQELLRQSAADFLNNECPMSYVRQMMEDERGYADALWQQMAELGWMGLILPEQYGGSGLSLIDMVVVLEEMGRVVLPGPFFSTVVLGGATIAEAGSEEQKQQLLPRIASGQLKTSLAVLEDNARWDAEGVRLRAEQHDGGYRLSGVKLFVPDAHVADMIVCAARTAEGFGLFLIDRQQAGVSISLLKTMDQTRKLCELRLDKVELGPDALLGSPGLDWDRLSRMLDHSKVALCAEMVGGAQRVLDMSVEYAKIREQFGRPIGSFQAIQHKCADMLVQVESAKSATYYAAWAVSNATPDAALASAMAKAYCSDAYRKVSADGIQVHGGIGFTWEHDLHIYFKRAKGSEVTFGDATWNRELVAQHTLD